TGTATGAGTTGTTCTGTGAATAGCTTTATGTTGCATTCTCTCACTGCTGACAAGTGCCTATTCTGTCAGTCTAAGCAATCCAGATCCTTTTGGATTCTTAGGTTTTAGTGAGAACTCAGGACACAGTGAGGACACAGGAACCTGACATCTTGTACTgcaatgttttctattttttttaattccaagaattatttcttcagataaTGTGTTGTAAACATTTGCTGCCATTTCAAATACATGTTTAGAgcatttatacatatatatattttaaaatgagagcCGTATCTCTTGTATCAAtgtaaaacttttctttctaataagGATAGAACCGAGCAGACTTTTGTCAGTTTTAATTAGGTTGCTAAGACTTCTCTAACAGAGGGGAATAAATATAGCATCACTTCTGTTTTGAGTTCTGTATGTTGAAGTTTGGAGATAGTTTTAGTTTCATGTTAATTAGTTTTGGTTTTCACATGcgtttctctttccttttccatagGTTGTTTGGGCAACAAGTAGCAGAATAGGTTGTGCAATTAATTTGTGTCATAATATGAACATCTGGGGACAGATTTGGCCAAAAGCAGTCTATCTTGTATGCAATTATTCTCCTAAGTAAGTTGGGCTGAAACCCATAAATAtcttggggggggaggggtggatATTTTATGGTAATCCAGGAAATAATCTAAAAGGAAATCAGTtgagttttctattttttttttgtacttttacaAAGTAGAGCTTTGTTCCcaaggcagccttggctgcacAAATACTCTTGTGATTTTGTAGGACTTCAATTTTGTGGCCCGTCTTTTAGCATACAACATCAGAGATCTTCACTGTATTGTGATAATGATCTGTAAAAGAAACGTATCTCCCCATTGTGACCTTAAAGAATGTAAGTAAATGGTTAATATCCTATAGGATATTCCATTTAGGAGAGTGGAGCTTGTTCTCATTTAAAGGAGGAATTTAGTCTTACAATGCTATGTCAATATAAAATAATCTTATAGCAGTTTATGGCAGTACTCCTGATATTTTTGTGTACTTTTAAATGACATTGTGTTTGATTTATCAGAACAATACTATGGTCTAAGTGAATGCTGGATTTCATAATTTTTGTCCACATGATGTTTAATATTAATGCattaattcattatttcatgtttttctaattttttgtttccttttatttaaagggGTAACTGGTGGGGTCATGCTCCATATAAACCTGGCCGACCCTGTTCTGCATGTCCTCCTAGTTTTGGAGGAGGTTGCAGAGAAAATCTTTGTTACAGAGGTATGTACTATTTCAACAGTTAAAATTATAATTGGAATGtaaccttttgctttctttcctcattaTGCTTTAACATAGTGAAATAGAATATATTATGCACGTACCCAAACACAGGATAGGGACCTACTTCGCTGTGATAAATGAGATCATGTACTATGTGATGTGCAAGGCTGAGTGTCACAGGAGGGACTGGAGTATACTGAATTCCTGTTAATTTAAGTCCTCATTGAGGTCTTTTAGTACACAAAGATACAGACTTTAGCTGTATGTTATTTATTGGTCTTTCTGTAAATTATAGTGAAAGTTATGCAGTGATTTGTTTAAAGGGAAACAGTAGCTCAGTGACATAGCCATATGCattactgtaagaaaaatcaagaacaaGACAAGAAGACGTTAATAATTAAACGAAATGACAGCTAGGTTGATTGTTAACTTCTcacaattttcaaaatgttatttgtattttatagcaTTGAACATAACATATTATGAaactgctatttctttttttactcTGTATGCATATAACCTAGCTGTTTCTGTTAATAACTTTTGAAAGTTACTCACCTATTCATATGTACGAAAAAGAAACCACCCACCAGTGTTTCCAAGTACATTCCATATGTTTCTTGTTTAAGTAAGAAATATAGGTTACTGATgagtatttcaaaattaataacATTATGTATCAGTAAAAGGGCCTCATTTTCagctgtcaatttttttttaccaaatcGGATTCTTTAATTACAAGCTATCTACAAACCTGGTAGAACTCTTTTAACATCTAATAAGAATATCACCTTTAACCTGTTAGTTTCCTGATGGCATAAAAAAAGATACTAAAAAAGGAGCATTAGGAGCATTTTCCTACTAGAGAAATTTCTCCTGCTAGAGAAATTCTAGCTTTTTTCAGCATCAGAAAGGTAATTGAGTTGTATTATGAAGCTTGATCTCTTCTTGTTATGAAACAATGGAAACTTCCttgctttcctattttttaccaccattttatgaaaacaaagtcATGTTACCAAAACATGGTAAGGGGGTTGCATTCCACAAACACTGAATTATTTAATCTGAGAAATCTTCTTTGGTTTTCTGAAACAGAGGATTCAGAAAGGCCTTATTCTCCCCACGAACCAGAAGAGGAAACCAATGAGATTGAACAGCAACGGTCCAAAGCCCAGGATGCAACAGCACAAAGCCGGCCAAGAAGTCATTCACCTTCAGGCTCTACAGGCAGCGATgacagtgagaaaaatgaagtaataagCACACAGCAAATGTGTAAGGAATTTACCTGATTTTCAAGTAGTCAACAAATTTGAATTGGGTAACATGAAATTCATTCTAGtgaaattgctttttgcttgttttagcTCAGATTGTTTCATGTGAAGTACGTCTAAGAGACCAGTGCAAAGGAACAACTTGCAATAGGTAAGGTAAATTTTACAATTGTCATTACACTACAGTTTTGttacagattattattattattaggaaaGGCCATATTTATATGTGACCTGGAACATTTCCCCTTTTTGTAATCCCAGTATCTAAGGCCAAAtcgtgttttattttcttaggtATGAATGTCCTGCTGGCTGTTTGGATAGCAAAGCCAAGGTTATTGGAAGTGTACATTATGAAAtggtaaacattttaaaatcagattttgtaCAAATagaatgtattttccatttgaatgctaattaaaattgtattaaGAATGGATTAAAATTGTATTAAGAATggatggcaggggggttggaattagatgatctttaaggacccttccaacccaaaccattctctgatttgtttgattttgaagACCATAAACGTTTGATGTAGGTTTTTATTTAAGGTAACATCAAACTGTTTGCATCTGCTATTCTGCATGTATTGTCTATATGTACTTCATATGCCTtacacatgcacagaaataaaatttgcatgTCCAGATGTTAAGGTGCAACTGAAGGACAGATACAGCAATTTGTGAGTACACTCATATGAACTGTTTCAGTAAGACAGTTCTACTTGTGTAAGTTTAATGCCTAGCTGAAAATGTATAATTTACTATGCAGAACCCTAAAACAGTATAGGAAAAAAGCAGCTACTGTGAACAAGTATACTGTAAATGAGTATATTTTATCTCTGAATGAGGCAAACAGATGTTCTCTTTATTTGAATTAACACCTAAATAGACAACATCAAACTTAATAGACTATCTACCAAGTTATTAATGATACATTGTAATTAAAACCTGAATTTTTCATATTGAGTTACAATGGAAAATAGTGGTTTTGTCTGACATGGCACTGCTTTTCACACTGTTTTTCAGCAATCCAGTATTTGTAAAGCTGCCATACATTATGGCATCCTAGACAATGAAGGTGGTTGGGTTGATGTCACtaggcaaggaaggaaaaattactTTATCAAATCTTATAGAAATGGCATTCAGTCACTTGGGTAAGtttccttaaaattaaaatgtatggaaaggttttgttatttcatacaaaatatatcacagtaataatattttgttcataCTTTTATCATAAAAGGACATGTGGAAATACAGGTATTGTACCCATTACAAAATTTTAGCCAGTGTTTAATGGTGTACAGAAAAgtgtaacaataataatttgtaAATGTATAGACTTACTGTAAAAAAAGTAGTACATACTGACATTAAActagattattttaaatgtttttacatgTATTATATCTGTTATTACAAAGCTGGTAATACAACCAGTGTTGGCCCATGTACACGATAATGTGTGACAGCTAACAAGGCAATAATCTCCCAAATTTGTGTTTGGAAGTGACCCTCTTGTACTGTGCAAAGAAACAAtatgaaacaagcaaaaatacatCTTACATTTTTGATAGTTTCATTACAATTCCATAATATACTTATGATATTTTGCACAAAACTTTGCTCAATTTCTGCATTGGCCAATAATAGAATAATACTGCATGCTGTGAAAACTTAATTTGGACTTTGTACTACACTGTTCAGGTGCTTGTCCAGAGACTGATATGTGAAAATAGATCCAAATACTCACTGACATGctgaaagcaaaaccagaaaaagaagTACATAGAAGTGGAGTCTATCTGCTTGACTGCTACCATGCATAATTATCTGTTGATAACTATAACTAATGTATATTGGAATCTACGATATTATTAATATCTGCAAACTACACTTCACGATATCTTAATGTATTCTGGAGAGTTGTACATTGCTGTCTGTAGTTAGAGTATGTGTAATAGTAGTGTACGTGCAAGAGGGTATGAGTAATACcatactgaaagaaaacagaattttgttgAATGATGTATTTCGTTTGTGTAAGAGTAACCATTAGAGGCTctgctgtgtctgtgtctctctGTTCTGTGCAAACCGATTTCACATGCTGTAAAACCTGTCATAATTTCTCTCGTCAACAGATTTACATAATTCAGAATAGAAGGAAACACTGGCTAGGTAGACTAAGTTCAGTGGCCTAGAATTTGGATTACTTAGAAAGTACTGTTTAAGGCATTGACATTAAttgattaattaattttcaattaatGTGTTTCTTTGGGTCATCAGATTATTTGATTGCGGTTTAAATTACCCCTCCTTAAAATGAAGATAcgattttctctttttaaaatcctttgaGACAAAGAGATAAGCAAATAGATACTGATGGATTAGGAGTCAACTTTCTCACAAAAGTAGTGGTAATTAAACTACAGAAATTCTTTAAAGTGAAAGGAATTGATTTCCCATCGCTTGAAATCTCTATTTCTGTGCCATCTGAGACAAAACCATAGGAGTGTCTGGTCTACAGAGCGTATTTGGCACTATCCTCTGAGTATCAGAACACAGGAGTGAGGTATCCAAACTCATTTTTGTTTACTGTGGGCACAGATAATAATTGTATTACAGCTGAACAGTAATGTCtaatttggttttggttttgtgattgaggtgttggggaaaaaaatgttagaggCCTTATGGATTAAATACAGTTAAAGGACCAAGCCTATACCTTCTCTTCAAGTACGTTTCAGCAAACTTCTGCCGCTGTGTAGCACTATAGTACATAATTCTTCATTAATGTCCTTATAATATTTATGACTTCACATTTTAGAGTGATGAAAATATTGTGTTCCAACATCAGCTTAGTAAGCCAGTCTATAAATTATAGTTTTGGGGATAAATAAAGATTTACCAAAGTTTCACTACTAGTAAATGAATCTTCTATAAGGTTGTAGTGtgaattctttatttcttgattGCTCAGACTTTAAGGTGCTTTTACTACAAAACATTTACTACAAAAGGCCAGTGTTACTGTACTAGTCTATATCTATAGTTAGCAGATGAAACCttcaaacaaaaagacaaggaaTACCTTGCAGCTACCTGACTCTCACCAACATTTTTAGATGGAGCCCTGCATAAACTACACATCTATTCAAAGAACAGAGGAAGTGAAATCAGTCTAATTTCTAGATCATAttccaaaacataaaaagagaaaatggaatttCAATGCAACATACAGTAAACTTCCTTATCTTCTCCTTTGATTTATATTCAGGATTGCTAATGCAGattttcttatctgttttaTCACCATAGTGTAAGATAACTTTAACAATATCTCTACTGTCTAAGCAACAATAGAACAGAGTGAACTATTCTCACATCAGTGTTTGACAGTGCTAGGGCAACAGAAGAATGAGCTAACTTGGTGAGAACAAATTGGAAGGcaataaatgaacaaatgtgAAATTGGAGGGCCATGCAACTGAATGAACCAATGCAAGCAAAcagtttccaaataaaaattgTAGGTGACATGGGAGGAATTTGCTACAAAGGTAATTTCcttcactattattattattatgttaaataattttatagatGCCAAAACCCATCATTATCTTCTttgttacaaataaaaacactagAATCGTAGGCATAGCTTCTGGGCTAAAATGGGAGTAAAAGAGGACTAAAATAGGAGGTAAAGAGGACTAAAATAGAAGTGTTCATGAATTGTAATACAGGAACAGAATGTTTATACTGAGTTTCTATAAGAAGAGGAAACAGATACATCTGACTACCATATAActactgaaaaaacagaaatttttatgTTAAACTGGGTTTATAGTGATACcaatgataatttaaaatagacACAAGATCCAGAagtaaaatttaatgaaaattgtcAAAAAGGTTGTCAAGAGAAACTCTTCAGGCTTGGAGCTGTTTTTAAGAATGAACTTTTGAGGGGAAGTGAATGATTTCTTCTGGTAGATGGATGCTTCTGTGCAATTCTCAGCCACAGATTTTGATTACTGCATTTTGAGGGACAATGACTGCATAATTTGCTATTAGCACACTTAATCTCTTAGCAAATCAAATTACTGAAAGAGTTTAATATGCATTCTTGGCTTTCAATCAGATTCACTGGGAGTACAAAGTAAATGTGCTATTGCAGTACACAGATTCAGATCAGGGTATGGCATGTACAGTGAGTAAAAATTGATTGGAGacaatgtcttcattttttttctatatttactaataaaaaaatgactatttctattatttcttctttagaaaataCCAATCTGCTAATTCCTTCACAGTCTCTAAAGTAACAGGttagtatttatttcttataaaCTCAGTTACTTTGAATTATGGTTTTCTAAATAGCACACATTTATTGgtttctgttttactttattCAGTTCAAGCTATCACCTGTGAAACAACAGTAGAACAATTGTGTCCCTTTCAAAAACCAGCCTCACACTGTCCAAGGTAAAATTCTTTGACTCTTTTATTATTACAAAGTGCTGCCATATCTTCTGTCAGATAATAATTGTCTGTAATTGTCATTGACAAAGGTGACAGTAGAAGCCGTAAAAGTGAAGtcagaaatgttttactgatatttttctttgctgtaaacAGAAGGCCAGGTAAGTGAAGATGATCTTCAGGCTCTTTTCATAAGGAGAAGCTCCCAATCTTTCTTTGCTCTCTTGGCATATCTTAGTGAAGATTTGGTTAGACTAAACACTGTGAAGAAAGATccatttatctttttcattttccactaTTAAATCTATACACCTAGAGCAAAATACATGTTATTTCAATTTATTCACCTGTAAAACAGATACAATAAAAggaacagataaaaatatttgtcacagAAGTTATCAAATTGCTTGGGAATTTTGGAGTGAGCAAATAGATTGGCAACATGATTGAAGTATATATTGTTAAGGTCAGGTGTGGTCTGCAAGTCAGTTAACTGCTTTCAGTCAAATATATGTACCACTTGTTTGAGACTTATGTTTTCACTTATTGAAAGAAGCCTGTGCCTCAATATTTTGAGGAAGGAAATCTGTAACAGTTCTTAAAACCATAGATGAGTCAAAGGTAAATACACTGTAGCATGATTTACCGCAAGCTAAGCTGGAGTTATCCACAGGAGTACTTTCATAGCAATCCTACCGCCAATACAGGAAGTAAGCACAAAGCCAGAACTGCTAGGAAAACATTGCTTCATGTAGCACTTGGGTCCATGGACTTGTTTGGTGTCTGGCTGTGACTCCTAGCTTTCTAGCTGGAAGATGGGGAGAAGCAAGCAAAGGAGTGGAATGCAGGAATAGATGGATAAAATCTCATACTTCtaccttctttatttttttccttaattgaaaaataaaactagtttcattaagagaaaaatacagtctgtctttaagaaaaaataaaaatagcattaaaatgaCTGGTTAATTCTGATATATCAATTTAAGAACCTTCTGAACAGCAATGATCCATTCAAGATTCTGTGCATGTGCTTAacataattctgaaaatgtagTCTCAGGAGCTACAAGCACTAGTCATCAGTAATGGCACTGATTGTACAagctcctttttccttcttatgcCTTAACCATAAATCATCAAGTCTTCTAAAGCTTCTTTCTTGCCTCCTTCAGACAAAAATCTCCCTTCCAGCTGCCAAATATTGACTGGAGTGTAGATAGTATCCCAGTGAAGGATGCCTTCCTTTTTGGGGCAGCACTAGGAAAGCTCTAAAACCATAAAGTCAAGACccaattttaaatgaaacaccCTCTCAGAGTAGATCTGAGGTTTATTAGCATTTCCTCCTTGTAGCATATTATAATTTTCAAAGACAATGCTTGCTACCTTCTATACTATTATTAGCTTTCCACATAGTTGTCCTGTATATATTGGAGCTATAGGATTCATGAAACACAAAGTTTTCTCAAAGTTTAACAAAATGCAGATGAATAAGGCAGTCTGTGTTTTAGTAGCATTCTAATCCCCTAAAATCTCATTACTTTCCAAGGTTTTCCATTTTATCCATAGATGTTAAGCGCTCACCCTCATAAGTTGCTAAATTTCTTTAATCACCAGCTCATCAGCACCATACCAGGTCTTCATTCATATACACATCTCCTGAGAAGGTATTCAGCTGTACTGTTTGGATAGAATGCTGTCAAAACAGATAATGATACATTGGCTTTTCTACTGTCCTCGCATATGCTAAATGAAGAGATGACCTGCTTATctaaaaggaggaagaagaccAGACCTGTTGAAGAATGTTTTCAAGGACTTTATTGTGAACCACAAGTTGCATCAGCAATGCTTTTCAGTCAATAGTAACAAAAGCCCAAAAACTGATAGTCTTTTAACGTCAGTATGTATGTCTGTATGTGTCATCAAATAGATTGATACTCAATAATGCTGATGTTGAATATTATATATAGTAATACTCTAATATCATTGTTCCTAACTGAGTGtgctttattttccatatttcagGGTGTATTGTCCTCGCAACTGTATGCAGGCAAATCCACACTATGCTCGAGTAATTGGAACACGAATTTATTCTGATGTAAGTACTGTGATTTACATTGCATTATATAATGACATATAAAGTCCTGTGATAAACTATAAAGATAATACTATCATATAAATATCCATTTTTCCTCCACATGTAGTTTTTTTAGACctaatatcagaaaaaaaatgtgctattTTCTAGATGTGTATTTTCTGAAGCGTTTTGTCAGAGGTTTCCATTTAAGTACTCAGCCGCTGATGATatggaatttttattaaaaactctTCAGCAATTTCTGGATACGTGTTTTCAATTTTTGATCAAAATTCCCATTGGTTTGCTCAGTATTGGCAATGTATACTCATCAGCCATCTGATACaatgatcagaggactggagcacctctcccgtgaagaaagactgagagagctggggatgttcagcctggagaagagaaggctccagggagaccttgttgcagcctttcaatacttaaaggggtcttatgAAAAGggtggagagggactctttactggggtagataatgataggacaagggggaatggtcttaaagtaaagaggatagatttagattagagattaggaggaaattcttcactgtaagggtagtgaggcactggaacaggttgccaagagaagttgtggatgccccatccctggaggtgttcaaggccaggctggatggggccttggtcaacctgatctagtgggtagcatccctgtctatggcaagggggttggaactggatgatctttaaggtcccttccaacccaagccattctatgatttaaacCCTTGCCTTTTAGACCCTAATGTAAACAAAGCTTCTTCCTGATTAAccaaaaattattctgaaaatatatatcaaCACTCTCATTGTTTTGGATATTTCTTATCATTGTAGATAGCTAAATATTTGCAGAAGGATTTTGATATATTTGAGTAAAATATCTCACATTGTATCTCACATTGTTATGTTATTGTAAGAGActaatattgcatttttttcagtcattcttATTCCTAGTCAACATTTATCTGCCATGTCTTTTCTATATCATGCTTAGTTCCCAAACAGCCAGAGCTaaatgaatattcttttttttttttttcttttttctttttctctgctttgtcatCTCCCTTTGGAGAAGCCACTATGTAGTGGCAGAGAGAGCAGTTCACATTTTTTACTAGTAAGCTGCATGATGTAACTGTCTTTTATCTGTCACACAAATGTGTGACAGATAAAAGTATGGTACCCAGCTGGGTCAGATGAtgtttttcactatttttcacCACCtcaaaatatgtgaaaataatatGCAAACAATTGTTCATCATTATTTTGAAACTAACTAGTGTTCAGTAGATTGCTTGTATAATTTGGGTCCCTGTCCT
The genomic region above belongs to Cygnus atratus isolate AKBS03 ecotype Queensland, Australia chromosome 2, CAtr_DNAZoo_HiC_assembly, whole genome shotgun sequence and contains:
- the CRISPLD1 gene encoding cysteine-rich secretory protein LCCL domain-containing 1, with the translated sequence MKYVVQEWLRVTTLLFIAQAISAMVLPNVTLLEELLEKYMDEDGEWWIAKQRGKRAITDSDMQSILDLHNKLRGQVYPPASNMEYMTWDVELERSAESWAETCLWEHGPASLLPSIGQNLGAHWGRYRPPTFHVQAWYDEVRDFTYPHPHECNPYCPYKCSGPVCTHYTQVVWATSSRIGCAINLCHNMNIWGQIWPKAVYLVCNYSPKGNWWGHAPYKPGRPCSACPPSFGGGCRENLCYREDSERPYSPHEPEEETNEIEQQRSKAQDATAQSRPRSHSPSGSTGSDDSEKNEVISTQQMSQIVSCEVRLRDQCKGTTCNRYECPAGCLDSKAKVIGSVHYEMQSSICKAAIHYGILDNEGGWVDVTRQGRKNYFIKSYRNGIQSLGKYQSANSFTVSKVTVQAITCETTVEQLCPFQKPASHCPRVYCPRNCMQANPHYARVIGTRIYSDISSICRAAVHAGVVRNQGGYVDVMPVDKRKVYVASFQNGIFSESLQNPPGSKAFRVFAVV